The Candidatus Mycolicibacterium alkanivorans genome contains a region encoding:
- the meaB gene encoding methylmalonyl Co-A mutase-associated GTPase MeaB, whose protein sequence is MTDGPDVAAPAEAIRTGDRAALARAITLVESTRADHREQAQRLLLELMPDAGKALHVGITGVPGVGKSTTIEALGMYLIDQGHRVAVLAVDPSSTRTGGSILGDKTRMARLAVHPDAYIRPSPTSGTLGGVARATRETIVLLEAAGYDVILVETVGVGQSEVAVANMVDTFVFLTLARTGDQLQGIKKGVLELADIVVVNKADGEHLSEAKAAARELSAAIRLIYPRETLWRPPVLTMSALDGTGLSEMWDTVLKHREVLTAAGEFDARRRTQQVDWTWSMVRDAVLDRVLTHPAVRTMRAEIDRQVREGELTPALAAQQILEAAEQRS, encoded by the coding sequence ATGACCGACGGACCCGACGTCGCAGCCCCGGCAGAGGCCATCCGCACCGGTGATCGCGCGGCGCTGGCCCGGGCCATCACCCTGGTGGAGTCGACGCGGGCCGATCATCGCGAGCAGGCCCAGCGGCTGCTGCTGGAGCTGATGCCCGACGCCGGCAAGGCCCTGCACGTCGGGATCACCGGCGTGCCCGGGGTGGGGAAGTCGACCACCATCGAGGCGCTGGGGATGTACCTGATCGATCAGGGGCACCGCGTCGCGGTGCTGGCTGTCGACCCGTCCTCCACCCGTACCGGTGGTTCCATCCTGGGCGACAAGACCCGGATGGCGCGGCTGGCCGTGCATCCGGACGCCTACATCCGGCCGTCGCCGACCTCGGGAACCCTGGGCGGGGTCGCCAGGGCGACCCGGGAGACGATCGTGCTGCTCGAGGCCGCCGGCTACGACGTCATCCTGGTGGAGACCGTGGGCGTGGGACAATCCGAGGTTGCGGTGGCCAACATGGTGGATACCTTCGTGTTCCTGACCCTGGCCCGCACGGGCGATCAGCTGCAGGGCATCAAGAAGGGCGTGCTGGAGCTGGCCGACATCGTGGTCGTCAACAAGGCCGACGGCGAGCACCTCAGCGAGGCCAAGGCCGCCGCCCGCGAGCTCTCGGCGGCGATCCGTCTGATCTATCCGCGCGAAACACTGTGGCGCCCGCCGGTTTTGACGATGAGCGCGTTGGACGGCACGGGTCTGAGTGAGATGTGGGACACCGTGTTGAAGCACCGAGAGGTGCTGACCGCCGCCGGTGAGTTCGACGCCAGGCGCCGGACCCAGCAGGTGGACTGGACGTGGTCGATGGTCCGTGACGCGGTACTGGACCGGGTACTCACGCACCCGGCGGTCCGGACCATGAGGGCGGAGATCGACCGGCAGGTGCGCGAGGGCGAACTCACCCCGGCCCTGGCCGCCCAACAGATCTTGGAAGCCGCTGAGCAGCGAAGTTAA
- the scpA gene encoding methylmalonyl-CoA mutase has translation MTTSATGTVPSFAEVPLHGDRVGVAPTESDVTQYISDAATAHGYVADQLEWQTPEGIAVKPVYVGADRAAAAAAGYPLNSFPGEPPFIRGPYPTMYVNQPWTIRQYAGFSTAADSNAFYRRNLAAGQKGLSVAFDLATHRGYDSDHPRVQGDVGMAGVAIDSILDMRQLFDGIDLSAVSVSMTMNGAVLPILALYVVAAEEQGVPPEKLAGTIQNDILKEFMVRNTYIYPPKPSMRIISDIFAYTSAKMPKFNSISISGYHIQEAGATADLELAYTLADGVDYLKAGLATGLDIDKFAPRLSFFWGIGMNFFMEVAKLRAGRLLWSELVAQFGANSAKSLSLRTHSQTSGWSLTAQDVFNNVARTCIEAMAATQGHTQSLHTNALDEALALPTDFSARIARNTQLLLQQESGTTRPIDPWAGSYYVEWLTHELAQRARAHIAEVAEHGGMAQAISDGIPKLRIEEAAARTQARIDSGQQPVIGVNKYRVDEDQDIEVLKVENSRVRAEQLAKLAELRASRDRAAVAAALAELSRAAAAHGQAGEDGLGNNLLALAINAARAKATVGEISGALEKVYGRHHAEIRTIAGVYRDEVGKAQNLSTATELVEKFAEADGRRPRILVAKMGQDGHDRGQKVIATAFADIGFDVDVGSLFSTPEEVARQAADNDVHVVGVSSLAAGHLTLVPALRDALAEAGRPDIMIVVGGVIPPGDFDELYSAGATAIFPPGTVIADAAVDLLHKLAGRLGYDLS, from the coding sequence ATGACTACGAGCGCAACCGGAACGGTACCGAGCTTCGCCGAGGTACCCCTGCACGGCGATCGGGTCGGCGTTGCTCCCACCGAATCCGATGTGACACAATACATCTCGGATGCCGCGACCGCCCACGGCTACGTCGCCGATCAGCTGGAGTGGCAGACGCCGGAGGGCATCGCGGTCAAGCCGGTCTACGTCGGCGCCGACCGCGCGGCGGCGGCGGCTGCGGGCTATCCGCTCAACAGCTTCCCGGGTGAGCCCCCGTTCATCCGCGGCCCCTACCCGACGATGTACGTCAACCAGCCGTGGACCATCCGTCAGTACGCCGGGTTCTCCACGGCCGCCGACTCCAACGCGTTCTACCGCCGTAACCTGGCGGCCGGCCAGAAGGGCCTGTCGGTGGCGTTCGACCTGGCCACCCACCGCGGCTACGACTCCGACCACCCGCGGGTGCAGGGCGACGTCGGCATGGCCGGGGTGGCGATCGACTCCATCCTCGACATGCGCCAGCTCTTCGACGGCATCGACCTGTCGGCGGTGTCGGTGTCGATGACCATGAACGGCGCGGTGCTGCCGATCCTCGCGCTCTACGTGGTGGCCGCCGAGGAGCAGGGTGTGCCACCGGAAAAGCTCGCCGGGACCATCCAGAACGACATCCTCAAAGAGTTCATGGTCCGCAACACCTACATCTATCCGCCGAAGCCCTCGATGCGGATCATCTCCGACATCTTCGCCTACACCAGCGCCAAGATGCCGAAGTTCAACTCCATCTCGATCTCGGGTTACCACATCCAGGAAGCCGGTGCGACAGCCGATCTGGAGCTGGCCTATACCCTGGCCGACGGGGTCGACTACCTCAAGGCGGGCCTGGCTACCGGTCTGGACATCGACAAGTTCGCACCCCGGTTGTCGTTCTTCTGGGGTATCGGGATGAACTTCTTCATGGAGGTGGCCAAGCTGCGGGCGGGCCGGCTGCTGTGGAGCGAGCTGGTGGCGCAGTTCGGCGCGAACAGCGCCAAATCGCTGTCGCTGCGGACCCATTCGCAGACCTCCGGCTGGTCGCTGACCGCCCAGGACGTCTTCAACAACGTCGCGCGAACCTGTATCGAGGCGATGGCCGCCACCCAGGGCCACACTCAGTCGCTGCATACCAATGCCCTCGACGAGGCGCTGGCGCTGCCCACCGACTTCTCGGCGCGCATCGCCCGCAACACCCAGCTGCTGTTGCAGCAGGAGTCCGGCACCACCCGGCCGATCGACCCGTGGGCCGGTTCCTATTACGTGGAGTGGCTGACCCACGAGCTCGCACAGCGGGCCCGCGCCCACATCGCAGAGGTCGCCGAGCACGGCGGCATGGCGCAGGCGATCAGCGACGGCATCCCCAAGCTGCGTATCGAGGAGGCCGCCGCCCGCACACAGGCCCGCATCGACTCCGGCCAGCAGCCGGTGATCGGCGTCAACAAGTACCGGGTCGACGAGGACCAGGACATCGAGGTCCTCAAGGTCGAGAACAGCCGGGTGCGCGCCGAGCAGCTCGCCAAGCTGGCAGAACTGCGGGCCAGCCGCGACCGGGCTGCCGTCGCGGCCGCCCTGGCCGAGCTGTCCCGGGCGGCCGCGGCGCACGGCCAAGCCGGCGAGGACGGGCTGGGCAACAACCTGTTGGCCCTGGCGATCAACGCCGCCCGGGCCAAGGCCACCGTTGGGGAGATCTCCGGCGCCCTGGAGAAGGTCTACGGCAGACATCACGCCGAGATCCGCACCATCGCCGGGGTCTACCGCGACGAGGTCGGGAAGGCCCAAAACCTGAGTACCGCAACAGAATTGGTGGAGAAGTTCGCCGAGGCCGACGGCCGCAGGCCCCGCATCCTGGTCGCCAAGATGGGTCAGGACGGCCACGACCGCGGACAGAAAGTCATCGCCACGGCCTTCGCCGACATCGGGTTCGACGTCGATGTTGGTTCGCTGTTCTCCACTCCGGAGGAGGTTGCACGCCAGGCCGCCGACAACGACGTCCACGTGGTGGGGGTGTCCTCGCTGGCCGCCGGCCACCTGACGCTGGTGCCGGCGCTGCGCGACGCGCTGGCCGAGGCGGGCCGGCCCGACATCATGATCGTTGTCGGCGGGGTCATCCCGCCCGGCGACTTCGACGAGCTCTACTCCGCTGGAGCCACCGCGATCTTCCCGCCGGGCACCGTCATAGCCGATGCCGCCGTCGACCTGCTGCACAAGCTGGCCGGCCGGCTGGGCTACGACCTGTCCTGA
- the mutA gene encoding methylmalonyl-CoA mutase small subunit — MSVEAEEERARWRAAVAGVLAKSSRRDPAELGEEPERLLDSPTYEGFPIRPLYTALDALPEPPLPGTWPFIRGGDAHRDVIAGWKVAEAFPSPDCTGAVADGNAVVLGALADGVSALVLRVGATGVAPADLDRLLEGVYLDLAPVLVDAGADFGAAATAILALVAGAEDSARASMSIDLGADPLTAPLSGRDAPAVDEVVALASSLAGKPGVRAVTVDGAAFHNRGANAAWELAGALGAAVSYVRLLVEAGLGAAGALRQISFRLVADDDQFMAIAKFRAARQLWARVADVLGEPDSGTTTLHAVTSVPMMTQRDPWVNMLRTTLAAFGAGVGGADTVQVLPFDVAIPGGFPGISAGFSRRIARNTQLLLLEESHIGRVLDPAGGSWYVEDLTESLAAQAWSQFQAIEADGGFLEARDHVAEQIEQVRARRADDIAHRRTAITGVNEFPNLAEPPLAAAPSDTVARYAAGFEALRDRSDAHLERTGARPAVLLLPLGPLAEHNIRATFAANLLASGGIEAVNPGTVDAGAVADAVRAAGSSVAVICGTDARYGTDAAGIVEAARAAGVEQVLLAGPERAVADVPADARPDGYLTAKIDAVEALSSLLTRLGA; from the coding sequence GTGTCCGTAGAGGCGGAGGAGGAGCGCGCCCGCTGGCGCGCCGCGGTGGCCGGTGTGCTGGCCAAGAGCAGCCGCCGTGATCCGGCCGAGCTGGGCGAGGAACCGGAGCGCCTGCTCGACTCGCCCACCTACGAAGGCTTTCCGATCCGGCCCCTCTACACCGCGCTCGACGCCTTGCCCGAACCGCCGCTGCCCGGCACCTGGCCGTTCATCCGCGGCGGTGACGCGCACCGCGACGTGATCGCCGGATGGAAAGTGGCCGAGGCGTTCCCGTCCCCGGACTGCACCGGTGCGGTGGCCGACGGCAACGCAGTCGTTCTGGGCGCGCTCGCAGACGGGGTCAGCGCGCTGGTGTTACGGGTGGGTGCAACCGGTGTGGCGCCCGCCGACCTGGACCGCCTTCTTGAGGGTGTCTACCTGGACCTGGCACCGGTGCTGGTGGACGCCGGCGCCGACTTCGGGGCCGCCGCCACGGCGATTCTGGCCCTGGTGGCCGGCGCCGAGGACTCCGCGCGCGCCTCGATGTCGATCGACCTCGGTGCCGACCCGCTGACCGCGCCACTCAGCGGCCGCGATGCGCCCGCCGTCGACGAGGTGGTGGCACTGGCGTCCAGCCTGGCCGGCAAGCCCGGGGTGCGGGCGGTGACCGTCGACGGTGCCGCATTCCACAACCGGGGTGCCAACGCGGCGTGGGAGCTCGCCGGGGCGCTTGGTGCCGCCGTGAGCTACGTGCGGCTGCTGGTCGAGGCCGGCCTGGGCGCCGCCGGGGCGTTGCGCCAGATCAGCTTCCGGCTGGTCGCCGATGACGACCAGTTCATGGCCATCGCGAAATTCCGTGCCGCACGCCAACTCTGGGCCAGGGTCGCCGATGTGCTGGGGGAGCCTGACAGCGGGACGACGACGCTGCACGCGGTCACCTCGGTGCCGATGATGACCCAGCGCGATCCCTGGGTGAACATGCTGCGCACCACACTGGCCGCCTTCGGCGCGGGCGTCGGGGGGGCCGACACCGTCCAGGTGTTGCCGTTCGACGTGGCGATTCCCGGTGGTTTCCCCGGCATCAGCGCGGGATTCTCCCGTCGCATTGCGCGTAACACGCAACTGCTGCTGCTGGAGGAATCGCACATCGGCCGGGTGCTCGACCCCGCCGGCGGCTCCTGGTACGTCGAAGACCTCACCGAAAGCCTTGCCGCACAAGCCTGGTCGCAGTTCCAGGCGATCGAGGCCGATGGCGGGTTCCTTGAGGCGCGCGACCACGTCGCCGAGCAGATCGAGCAGGTGCGCGCGCGCCGTGCCGACGACATCGCCCACCGCCGCACCGCGATCACCGGTGTCAACGAGTTCCCGAACCTCGCCGAACCGCCACTGGCTGCGGCGCCGTCGGACACCGTCGCCCGCTACGCGGCCGGCTTCGAGGCGCTGCGCGACCGCTCCGATGCGCACCTGGAGCGCACCGGTGCCCGGCCCGCCGTGCTGCTGCTGCCGCTGGGACCGCTGGCCGAACACAACATCAGGGCGACGTTCGCGGCGAATCTGTTGGCGTCCGGCGGAATCGAAGCCGTCAACCCCGGAACCGTCGACGCCGGGGCGGTGGCCGACGCGGTTCGCGCCGCCGGTTCCTCGGTGGCCGTCATCTGCGGCACCGACGCCCGGTACGGCACCGATGCCGCCGGGATCGTCGAGGCTGCCCGCGCCGCGGGCGTCGAACAGGTACTGCTGGCCGGTCCGGAAAGGGCCGTCGCCGACGTGCCCGCCGACGCCCGTCCCGACGGCTATCTGACCGCGAAGATCGATGCGGTCGAGGCGCTTTCGTCCCTGCTCACCCGATTGGGGGCCTGA
- a CDS encoding TVP38/TMEM64 family protein: MTSKAPSALRNVVAAVVATARQVPRRRIIAAAAAAVMLVAVALLVPLPTAVQLRDWATSVGPWFPLAFLGAHVVVTVFPFPRTAFTLAAGLLFGPAPGIAIAVVASTLSAVIALLLVRALGWRLNGLVSHPAVESVDARLRARGWPAILSLRMIPAVPFSVLNYAAGASAVRLVPYLLATLVGLLPGTSAVVVLGDALTGNVSPLLVLVSLCTAALGVAGLVIEVRQHRRHHRLRTP; the protein is encoded by the coding sequence GTGACGTCGAAGGCTCCCAGCGCGCTGCGCAACGTGGTCGCGGCGGTAGTGGCCACGGCTCGTCAGGTGCCCCGCAGACGCATCATCGCCGCCGCGGCTGCCGCTGTGATGCTCGTCGCGGTGGCGCTTCTGGTGCCCTTGCCCACCGCGGTGCAGCTGCGCGATTGGGCCACGTCGGTCGGCCCGTGGTTCCCGCTGGCGTTCCTGGGTGCGCATGTCGTCGTCACGGTGTTCCCGTTTCCCCGCACCGCCTTCACCCTGGCGGCCGGTCTGCTGTTCGGCCCGGCGCCGGGCATCGCGATCGCCGTGGTGGCCTCCACGCTCAGCGCCGTCATCGCGCTGTTGCTGGTGCGCGCGCTGGGCTGGCGACTCAACGGGTTGGTCAGCCACCCCGCCGTCGAGTCGGTCGATGCGCGGCTACGGGCCCGCGGGTGGCCGGCGATCCTGTCGCTGCGGATGATCCCCGCGGTGCCGTTCTCGGTGCTCAACTACGCGGCCGGCGCCTCGGCGGTACGCCTGGTGCCCTACCTGCTGGCCACCCTGGTCGGTCTGCTGCCCGGCACCTCCGCGGTCGTCGTGCTCGGTGACGCGCTGACCGGCAACGTCAGCCCGCTGCTCGTCCTGGTGTCGCTGTGCACCGCCGCCTTGGGCGTCGCCGGCCTGGTCATCGAGGTGCGTCAGCACCGCCGTCACCACCGGCTGCGCACGCCCTAG
- a CDS encoding SPFH domain-containing protein yields MDGAIAGLVLLAVLVIFAIIVVAKSVALIPQAEAAVIERLGRYSKTVSGQLTLLIPFIDKIRARVDLRERVVSFPPQPVITEDNLTVNIDTVVYFQVTNPQAAVYQISNYIVGVEQLTTTTLRNVVGGMTLEQTLTSRDQINGQLRGVLDEATGRWGLRVARVELRSIDPPPSIQDSMEKQMRADREKRAMILTAEGSREASIKQAEGQKQAQILAAEGAKQAAILAAEADRQSRILRAQGERAAQYLQAQGQAKAIEKTFAAIKAGRPTPEMLAYQYLQTLPQMAKGEANKVWLVPSDFGSALQGFTKLLGAPGEDGVFRYQPSPVEEDLPKPEDDSAEVADWFNTQTDPEIAQAVAAAVADARSSVDDLAPPTQVSLPPVMAYPPLTEQQAPPSQYAPQPPSAPRHGSTGG; encoded by the coding sequence ATGGACGGTGCCATAGCCGGCCTGGTGCTGCTGGCGGTGCTGGTGATCTTCGCCATCATCGTCGTCGCCAAGTCCGTCGCCCTGATCCCGCAGGCCGAGGCCGCCGTGATCGAGCGGCTCGGCCGGTACAGCAAGACGGTCTCGGGGCAGCTGACGCTCCTGATCCCGTTCATCGATAAGATCCGCGCACGGGTAGACCTGCGCGAGCGGGTGGTGTCTTTCCCGCCTCAGCCGGTGATCACCGAGGACAACCTCACCGTCAACATCGACACCGTCGTCTACTTCCAGGTGACCAACCCGCAGGCGGCCGTCTACCAGATCAGCAACTACATCGTGGGTGTGGAGCAGCTCACCACCACCACGCTGCGCAATGTGGTCGGTGGCATGACGCTGGAGCAGACGCTGACCTCACGCGATCAGATCAACGGGCAGTTGCGCGGCGTGCTCGATGAGGCCACCGGCCGCTGGGGCCTTCGGGTGGCCCGCGTCGAACTGCGCAGCATTGACCCGCCGCCGTCGATCCAGGACTCGATGGAGAAGCAGATGCGCGCCGACCGCGAGAAGCGCGCGATGATCCTCACCGCCGAGGGCAGCCGGGAGGCGTCGATCAAACAGGCCGAGGGCCAGAAGCAGGCACAGATCCTGGCCGCCGAGGGGGCCAAGCAGGCCGCGATCCTGGCCGCCGAGGCCGACCGGCAGTCCCGGATCCTGCGGGCCCAGGGCGAGCGCGCCGCGCAGTACCTGCAGGCGCAGGGCCAGGCCAAGGCCATCGAGAAGACTTTCGCCGCGATCAAGGCCGGGCGGCCGACGCCGGAGATGCTCGCCTACCAGTACCTGCAGACCCTCCCGCAGATGGCGAAGGGCGAGGCCAACAAGGTGTGGCTGGTGCCCAGCGACTTCGGGTCGGCGTTGCAGGGGTTCACCAAGCTGCTCGGCGCACCGGGCGAGGACGGGGTGTTCCGCTACCAGCCCTCGCCGGTCGAGGAGGACCTGCCCAAACCGGAGGACGATTCCGCCGAGGTCGCCGACTGGTTCAACACCCAGACCGATCCGGAGATCGCGCAGGCGGTGGCCGCCGCCGTGGCCGACGCGCGTTCGTCGGTCGACGACCTCGCCCCGCCCACCCAAGTGAGCCTCCCGCCCGTGATGGCCTATCCGCCGCTGACCGAGCAACAGGCTCCGCCGTCGCAGTACGCACCGCAGCCGCCGTCGGCACCGCGGCACGGCTCGACCGGGGGCTAG
- a CDS encoding NfeD family protein has product MPAALIWLVFALGLAGAEALTGDMFLLMLSGGALAAAGSSWLLDLPVWADGAVFLVVSVLLLVLVRPALRRKLTAGKGLPEPVKALEGKHALVLGRVSQHDGQVKLDGEVWTARPYNDNDVYEPGDQVTVMHIDGATAVVWKNE; this is encoded by the coding sequence ATGCCCGCGGCGCTGATCTGGCTAGTGTTCGCCCTGGGTCTTGCCGGTGCCGAGGCGCTGACCGGCGACATGTTCCTGTTGATGCTCTCCGGCGGCGCACTGGCGGCCGCCGGGTCGAGCTGGCTGCTGGACTTGCCGGTGTGGGCCGACGGCGCGGTGTTCCTGGTGGTCTCGGTGCTTCTGCTGGTGCTCGTCCGCCCGGCGCTGCGCCGCAAGCTCACCGCGGGCAAGGGGCTGCCTGAGCCGGTCAAGGCACTGGAGGGCAAGCACGCCCTGGTGCTCGGCCGGGTGTCGCAGCATGACGGCCAGGTGAAGCTCGACGGCGAGGTCTGGACGGCCCGTCCCTACAACGACAACGACGTGTACGAACCGGGCGACCAGGTCACCGTCATGCACATCGACGGCGCCACCGCCGTGGTCTGGAAGAACGAGTGA
- a CDS encoding ferrochelatase, whose amino-acid sequence MSPGPVDALLVLSFGGPEGPERVMPFLENVTRGRGIPPERLAGVAEHYLHFGGVSPINGINRALIDEIRAELADRGEALPVYFGNRNWHPFVEDAVAAMASDGIRRAAVFTTSAWGGYSGCAQYQEDISRARASVGQGAPELVKLRQFFDHPLLVEMLAEAVTDAAATLPEPLRDSARLVFTAHSIPVRAANRCGPDLYSRQVGYTAGLVAAAAGYGDYDQVWQSRSGPPPVPWLEPDVAEHLSDLAESGTKAVIVCPVGFVADHIEVVWDLDNELRQHAEHLGIAMARASTPNAQRRFARLVLGLLDELRDGGVPLRVVGGQPVPGYGSSVNGQFCTPECVATAAAAASARPTPGSR is encoded by the coding sequence ATGTCCCCCGGCCCGGTCGACGCGCTGTTGGTCCTGTCGTTCGGCGGACCGGAAGGCCCCGAGCGGGTGATGCCGTTCCTGGAGAACGTCACCCGGGGGCGCGGCATACCGCCGGAGCGGCTGGCCGGTGTGGCCGAGCACTACCTGCATTTCGGTGGCGTCTCGCCGATCAACGGCATCAACCGCGCGCTGATCGACGAGATCCGCGCCGAACTGGCCGACCGCGGCGAAGCGCTGCCGGTGTACTTCGGCAACCGCAACTGGCACCCGTTCGTCGAAGACGCCGTCGCCGCCATGGCTTCCGACGGGATTCGGCGCGCCGCGGTGTTCACCACCTCGGCCTGGGGCGGCTACTCCGGGTGCGCCCAGTACCAGGAAGACATCAGCCGGGCCCGGGCTTCCGTCGGCCAGGGCGCACCCGAACTGGTCAAGCTGCGCCAGTTCTTCGACCATCCGCTGCTGGTGGAGATGTTGGCCGAAGCGGTCACCGATGCCGCCGCCACGCTGCCGGAGCCGTTGCGCGACAGCGCAAGACTGGTTTTCACCGCGCATTCCATCCCGGTGCGCGCGGCCAACCGGTGCGGTCCGGACCTGTATTCCAGGCAGGTCGGCTACACCGCGGGTCTGGTGGCCGCGGCGGCCGGTTACGGCGACTACGACCAGGTGTGGCAGTCGCGGTCCGGTCCGCCACCGGTGCCGTGGCTGGAACCCGATGTGGCCGAACATCTTTCGGATCTAGCCGAATCGGGCACCAAAGCCGTCATCGTCTGCCCGGTCGGTTTCGTCGCCGATCACATCGAGGTTGTCTGGGACCTCGACAACGAGTTGCGCCAGCACGCCGAGCACCTCGGGATCGCGATGGCCAGGGCGTCGACGCCCAATGCTCAGCGCCGGTTCGCCAGACTGGTGCTCGGCCTGCTCGACGAACTGCGTGACGGCGGTGTGCCGCTGAGAGTGGTCGGCGGCCAACCCGTTCCAGGTTACGGCTCCAGCGTCAACGGCCAGTTCTGCACGCCCGAGTGCGTGGCCACCGCCGCTGCCGCTGCTAGTGCCAGGCCGACTCCAGGATCGCGTTGA
- the inhA gene encoding NADH-dependent enoyl-ACP reductase InhA: MAGLLEGKRILVTGIITDSSIAFHIARVAQEQGAQIVCTGFDRLRLIQRIIDRLPSPAPLLELDVQNPEHLDTLADRITGVIGEGNKLDGVVHSIGFMPQTGMGINPFFDAPYEDVSKGIHISAYSYASLAKATLPIINRGGGIVGMDFDPTRAMPAYNWMTVAKSALESVNRFVAREAGKYGVRSNLVAAGPIRTLAMSAIVGGALGDEAGAQMQLLEEGWNQRAPLGWDMKDPTPVARTVCALMSEWLPATTGTVIYADGGASTQLL; encoded by the coding sequence ATGGCAGGGCTTCTCGAAGGTAAGCGGATCCTCGTCACGGGGATCATCACCGACTCGTCCATCGCGTTCCACATCGCCCGCGTCGCCCAGGAGCAGGGCGCGCAGATCGTCTGCACCGGATTCGATCGGCTGCGGCTGATCCAGCGGATCATCGACCGGCTGCCCAGCCCGGCGCCGCTGCTCGAGTTGGACGTGCAGAACCCCGAGCACCTCGACACCCTGGCCGACCGCATCACCGGGGTGATCGGTGAGGGCAACAAGCTCGACGGTGTGGTGCACTCCATCGGTTTCATGCCGCAGACCGGGATGGGCATCAACCCGTTCTTCGACGCGCCCTACGAGGACGTCTCCAAGGGCATCCACATCTCGGCCTATTCCTACGCCTCGCTGGCCAAGGCCACCCTGCCGATCATCAACCGCGGCGGCGGGATCGTCGGGATGGACTTCGACCCCACCCGCGCGATGCCGGCCTACAACTGGATGACAGTGGCCAAGAGCGCGCTGGAGTCGGTGAACCGGTTCGTCGCGCGCGAGGCAGGCAAGTACGGTGTGCGCTCCAATCTCGTTGCAGCAGGGCCGATCCGGACGCTGGCGATGAGCGCGATCGTCGGCGGTGCGCTCGGCGACGAGGCCGGCGCGCAGATGCAGCTGTTGGAAGAGGGCTGGAATCAGCGCGCCCCGCTGGGTTGGGACATGAAGGACCCGACCCCGGTGGCCAGGACCGTCTGCGCACTGATGTCGGAGTGGTTGCCCGCCACCACCGGAACGGTCATCTACGCCGACGGTGGCGCCAGCACGCAGCTGCTGTAG
- the fabG1 gene encoding 3-oxoacyl-ACP reductase FabG1, with protein MTGTATTDTASSAAAGRPPFVSRSVLVTGGSRGIGLAIAQRLAADGHKVAVTHRGSGAPEGLFGVECDVTDSDAVDRAFRAVEEHQGPVEVLVSNAGIAKDAFLMRMTEDRFTDVIDTNLTGSFRVAQRACRSMQRNRFGRIIFIGSVSGMWGIGNQANYAAAKAGLIGMARSISRELSKAGVTANVVAPGYIDTEMTRALDERIQAGALDFIPAKRVGTAEEVAGAVSFLASEDASYIAGAVIPVDGGMGMGH; from the coding sequence ATGACCGGTACCGCCACTACTGATACGGCCTCCAGCGCCGCGGCCGGCAGGCCGCCGTTTGTCTCCCGTTCGGTCCTGGTCACCGGCGGTAGCCGGGGGATCGGCCTGGCGATCGCGCAGCGGCTGGCGGCCGACGGGCACAAGGTGGCCGTCACCCACCGCGGCTCCGGCGCGCCCGAGGGGTTGTTCGGGGTCGAGTGCGATGTCACCGACAGCGACGCCGTCGACCGCGCCTTCAGGGCGGTCGAGGAGCACCAGGGTCCCGTCGAGGTGCTGGTTTCCAACGCCGGCATCGCCAAGGACGCCTTCCTGATGCGGATGACCGAAGACCGGTTCACCGATGTCATCGACACCAACCTCACTGGGTCGTTCCGGGTGGCCCAGCGCGCCTGCCGCAGCATGCAGCGCAATCGGTTCGGCCGGATCATCTTCATCGGTTCGGTGTCCGGGATGTGGGGGATCGGCAACCAGGCCAACTACGCGGCCGCCAAGGCCGGCCTGATCGGCATGGCCCGATCGATCTCCCGCGAGCTGTCCAAGGCCGGCGTCACCGCGAATGTGGTGGCACCGGGCTACATCGACACCGAGATGACCCGTGCACTCGACGAGCGGATCCAGGCGGGTGCCCTGGACTTCATTCCGGCCAAGCGGGTCGGCACCGCCGAGGAGGTCGCCGGGGCGGTCAGCTTCCTGGCGTCCGAGGACGCCAGTTACATCGCCGGTGCGGTGATCCCGGTCGACGGCGGCATGGGGATGGGCCACTAA